CCAAGACGCGGCCTGTCGTGGGCTCAGTCACACGCGCGGCCAGCGCCACAGCGCCGGTGCTGTTGTTCAACACAAAATTGTGGTCGTAGCCTTTGCCAAAAACCATCTGCTGATCTTTGGCGTCGTCAATGCGCGCGCCGATGACCATCGGTTTGGTGAAATCGAGCGGCGTCCCGGCGACGGGTTTGATGTCGCCAGTCGGAATGAGCGTCTCGTCCACCGGCGTGATGCGGTCGGCATTGATTATCACTTCATGTTTGAGGATGTCGCCATTGCCCGCGCCCGCCAGGTTGAAATAGGAATGGTTGGTGATGTTCAGCACCGTCTCTTTGTCGGTCGTGGCGGCATAATCAATCCTCAATTCGTTGTCGTTGGTCACCCAATACGTCACCGTCACGTTGAGGTTGCCGGGGTAGCCTTCCTCACCGTCTTTGCTGAGATAGCTCAATTCCAAGCCCGCCGCCTTGTCAGTGGAAACGTCTTTGGCCGTCCAAAGTTTTTTGTCGAAGCCGACCTTGCCACCGTGCAAGCTGTTGGGCCCGTTGTTGACGAAAAGCTTATACGTCTTGCCGCCCAGTTTGAATTGGCCTTTGGCGATGCGGTTGGCATAGCGCCCGGCGAGCGCGCCGAAAAATGGATGCGTCTTGAGATAGCCATCCAGGTTGTCAAAGCCGAGCACGACATCGTCGAGCTTGCCAGCTTTGTCGGGCGCTTTGATGGAAACGACGATGCCGCCGTAATTAGTGATGCGGGCTTCAAAGCCTTTGCTATTTGCCAGCGTGTAAATGTCAACGGCCGTGCCGTCTGCGAGTTTTCCGAAGGGTGCTTTGGTCATGGTTGGTTTGGGCAGTGCCGCGTTCTTACTTGTGGCAGCCGGTGTCGCGCGCTCGTCTTTCTTGGGCGGATCGCAGGCCAACGCGCCGAGCAGCAGGGCTGTGCAGCATGTTGGTATGAGACAGCGGTTCATCAATCGGTTCATTGCGTCGTCTCCGTGGTGTTGGATTGTCTTGCGGGAATTGATTTTGTGCAGGCGTAAGGTAGCGCGTGCGCGCGGTTGCGGCAAGGCTTGGCTGGGAATACTGCCAGGGGAAAGCTGATTTACTGGCTGGCGCGTTGCGCGTTGGCCCCCGTTCAGCAAGCGGGCTGCAATGAACCAGCCAGCGGCCAGACGCCGCTGAGCGCCAGTACGAGAAAAATTCTTTTCATTTTGGTTTTCCGTTAAATGGTTTGCGTGCGCACCGTCTTTTTAGCGCCGCGCCGCGCCAGCACCGCGATGGCTTTGGGCTTGGCTTGTTTGGCGATGCGCAGCGCCAAGCGTGCTTCCTGTTGCAGCCGTTCTTCGATCCAACGGCAGATCATGGTTTGATACCCGGACTCGCCCGTCACTTCGGCCAGCGCCTTTAACTGCGTGACCAGTGCTTCGGGCAAGTGGAACAGCACCGGCTGGTAGCTGGTGGCGTGCGCCATTAGCTCATCCAGGTCTGCCGGATTCATTTGATGGTACGCCTCTTCGAGTTGTGCGCGCTCGACGGCGGCTAGCTCACGAATTTGTTTCTTCATTTCTTTTTCTTCTTCGGTTGCAAATCCCAACCAGTGAAAATCCGGGCTAACCCGTGCCCTTTATCCTCAAAGACTAGGCGCAGCCGACGGCCACGATTCGTCCTGCCATCCAAAATGTACACCGCTTCAGCGCGCCGTTCATCCCGCACCCTGTCATAGATGTGTTCGAAACACTCCTCCGCTTCCTCTGGCTCAATCCCGTGATCGCGTAGATGCTGGACGTTGCCATTCTTCCTGTTTTCATCGTCCCATTCAAATGTATCCCAGCGCATGGCACGTTCCTCACTCCCTAATCACCCCGGCCTTGACCAATTTCTCAATCGTCTCTTTTTGGGTATTGATGAAATGGCTGCGTTCCGGTTGCACATCGAGCATATTGTTGGCGGGATAATGGTGATGTTCGGCGTAGCTGGCCGCATACGCCTCGAAGCGTTGGCGCGCCAGCATGTTTTCCATGCCGGGCCGTTGGCGGAAGCGCCGCAACGCCACTAGATCAAGCTCCGCCGTGGCGGCCCAGCTTTCGCCCCAACCGGTTTTTGTGAGCACGAGGCCCTGATAATCCACGATCTTCGAACCGCCGTCGGTGGAAGCATCCGGCACCGGCGTGCCCAGATAACCGCCCGAATTGGTGGAAATGACATAAGCCGAATTTTCGATGGCGCGCGCAATCGTGCAGACCTCTTTGATGCCTTTGGCCGTTTCGTTCGCTTGCGAAGAGCTGTGCAGAAAGATTTCGGCCCCGCGCATCGCATGGCAACGCGCGATTTCGGGATAGAGAATTTCTTCCGAGGCAATCGCCGCAAAATTGCCGAAAGGCGTTTTGGCCACGGGGAAAACACCGTCCAGCCCGTACACATCCAGATACTTGTCCCAGACATCGTGCGGCGTCGGCGCAAACATGGAATTCAAGCGGCGGTACCGCAGCACGACATTGCCGGAGGGTTCGATGAGAAACGAAGTTTGGAAGTAAAGGCCGGGAAATTTCGGATCAACTTCGTAATTGTTGCCCGCGAGATAGAGTTTGCCTGCCTGCGCGATTTTGCCCAGCCCTTCGTATTCGGGGCCGTTCATTTCGAGCGCAGCCTTGTCGGCCCAAGCGGAAATGGATTCGCCCCAAGGAAAGCCCGAGAGAAAATACTCCGGGAAAACGGCCAGTTTGAGATCATCGCCAAAAAAACCGGACGCCGTCAGGGTTTGTGCGTGCAGCCGTTCGATGGATTTTTTCATCACCAGGCGCGCTTCGGCCTTGTCCTTGATCATGCTAACGGCTTGACACTTCACCTGCATGCAGATTGCGCGATAGGCCGTGGTGGTCGTCATTGCGTTAATTCCTTTCGCCTGCCCGGCAACGGTGGTATTCAGGGTGGGAAGAAGTTTGTCGGAGGACATCTCTGGAATCAGCCAGCGGGTGCCCGTTGCAGCGAGCGCTTATTTCAAAAAGACGTGCCGTGGCTGATTTGGTTTCGATGATTTCCTGGCACGGTTGCGCTTCGTCATAAAACTTTTGGTGCAATGGGGTCTAGTCCAGAACAGCATTGGCGTTCAGCCTAGAAATTTGCACATCACCAGTGAAGCGCCCGTTCGCCTCAGGGTTTCAAACCCCACCCGTTGATAGAGCCGCGTTGCCGGATTGTCGGCTGACACGCTCAGCGACACAGCGCGATAGCGCATTTGGGCGTGGGCCAGCAACGCCCTTAACAACGCCGCGCCGAGGCCGCGCCCGCGCTGTTCCGGCACGACGGCGAGCGTTAATTCCGGCGTCGCCGCATCCACATAACCGTAGCCTTGCGGCAGCAACCGTAGCCAGGCTGCGCCTACTGCTCGCCCGGCGGTTTCAGCAAGTAAGGCAAAATCAGCGGGGCGGCCCCACTCAACCAAATACTGGCTGATTTCGGGTTGCTGCAAGATCGCGCGCGGAAAGGGCGGTTGCCCCGGCGGCACGTGCAAGGCTTGATAAAGCATCTCCCACAAGAAGGGTTCATCGGTCACTGCCGCCGCGCGGATCGTGAAGTTCATTTTGATCAATCGGACTTACGCCACAACACGAAGCATAGCCACAGAGGCACAGAGCAAGCACATTGTTATGGGAGATATTGCAATGACCCGATTATTCTTTGCGCTTGCCCGCTCGCTTTCGTTCCTCACTCTTTCTCTCTTGCTCTGTGTCTCTGTGCCTCTGTGGCAAACTTCTGCGTAAGTCCTGATAAAAACAGCTTCCGAGGGACATACGCCTCTCCGTGTGCGTACCCAGGCTTCAACGCGATGACACCGGCCCCGTGGCGGGCGCCATGCATTCCAACAACTCACCGCCCGGCGCACGTATGACCAGCGCTTTGACGCGGCCATAGCAGGGCCGGTCAATCGTGGCGGGGCCGCGGATGACGCTCACTCCGGCGTGGCGGCAGGCGGCCTGCAACTGATCCACATCCGGCGTCATCACGCTCATCATCCAAAAGCCCAGCCGCATCCCATCGGCATCGCGATTGCGATCCAGCGCGGGCGGCGTGCCGGGCGGCGGCGTCAATTGCAACAATTCAAATTTGCCCGTCCAGTTGCCGCCGGATGTCAGCAGCGCCATTTGCACGCGCGTGCTGGCAGGCATGCCCAACATCGTCGCAAAAGGTTCGCCCGTTTGATCCAGCGTCACGGCGACGCCCAGCCCCAGCGCATCACGATAAAACGCCAACGATTCCGCCAGCGAAGGCACGACCGCGCCCATCGTGGCCAGCGGTTCGCCAAACAACGGCGCGGTTTCGTCAACTGGGCCGACTTGCAACAGCGTCAGCCGTTCACCGGAGACCAGGTTAATCATGACTTCCCGGATTTGCTTGCCGCCCGCCTCATAACTGTGTGGGGCCGAGATGGTCAGGGCGCCCAAGTCGCGCACGGCCTCAATCGCGCGGTCGAGGTGGTTGGTTTTCAGATTCAAGGTGAACCAGCCGTAATCCCAGGGGCGATTCGGATTGCGCAACGGCTCGGAGGTTTGGCCCGTCAGTTCGACCAGATCGAGCATGCCGAAATTGTCGCCGGGTTTGCCCAGCCGCAAACAACGCACCTGCCGCGCATTCAAACCCCACAGGCGGCGCGTTTTGTCGGTGAGCATGTCGGTCTCACTCAACGCCTGCAGGCCCAGCAGCTTTTCATAAAACGGGCGCGCCTGTTCGATGGTCTGCACGCGGATGACAGCGCTTTTGATCGCGCTGATGACGGGGCCGCTGGTCGCAGCAGCCGTGGACATAGATGGGGGCATTCGTAAAGTTCTCCTTGTTAAGCGAGCGTGTAGTCTAGGTCGTCTGACCTAACAACTCGCTTGCGAATGTTGCGCGCTAATCCAGTTCATGTATTTCGGCGGGAAGTGCGAGGAAGAATAAGCCGGAAACGAAGATGGAAGCAATCCCGCAGATTGAATAGGCCCAATTCCAGCCCAACCGCTCCACGGCAAACCCCAAGGCCAGCGGCCCATAGGCCACGCCCAGATTTACCGCCAGCGAGCCTGCAAACGTTACCCCCGTCGCCCGCAAGCGCGTCGGAAAGTTCTCGGCAATGAAGGTGAATTTGACCGCCGTCGTGCCGTAAAAGAAAAACGTCATCAGGCAATAACTAATCAATACCGCCCACCAGGAATGTGCCAGCCAGATCATTACGGCAAACGACAGCGCGCCCAATTGCGCCCAAATGATGATGACGTTGCGCCGCTTGAGCAGGAATTCGCCGACATACGCCGAGACGATGTAACCCAGCGAACCCACCGCGTAAGACAACCCCACGATTGCAATCGCATCTTTCGGCTGCCACAGCCGCGCCTTTTGAAAGTACAGATTCAGCCACAGCGTCGTGCCGTAGGCGAAGACATGGAAGAATTCGCCCAGAAAAAGCATTGCGGTTTTGAAGCGCAGTTGCGGGCCGAACAATTCTTTGAAGCGCGGCGCCTGGATGGCGGATGGCGGATGGCGGATGGCGGATTGGGCGGCCTCGAAGGCTTTGGTCTCGCGCAGATATTTGGCGATCAGCAGAAAATACGGAATGCTGAGCAGGCTGATAAAGAACGCATAGCGCCACGCGCCCGCCAACCAGGCGTCCTGCCCCACCAGTTTGATCACGGCCAAACACGCCAGCGAAGCCAAAGCCCAGCCCAGCGGATAGCCGATCTGCAAAATGCCCGATAACAAGCCGCGATATTTTGGCGGCGCTTCTTCGACCACGATGGTGCCCGTCACCGGCGATTGAATGCCGCCCGTCGCAAAGCCGAGGGTGCGCAACGTCAGCACTTGCCAGGTCGTGCGCGCCCAAAACATCGTCGCCACAAAGAACGAGCCGACAATCATCGAAAGCATAAAGACGCGCTTGCGCCCCACGCGATCCGTCAGCACACCCAACGCCGCAATGCTCGCTCCGGCGATGGTGAAGACGATGGCCGAATAAAGACCCGCCTGTTGCGGCGTCCAGCCAAAGTGCGTGAGCAGTTGCGGAAAGACGTATTGGTACAACGCCTGATCCATGTTTTCGAGGCTGACGCCGCACAGACAAATGAGAAAGGCGGTGCGCGGATAGCCGCGCACCGCTTGCATGAAATCGCGCCGTCTTGAAAGCGGGGTTGAGGATGACATTGAATCTTTCGCCTGTGAAAGACGGGCGTGTTTGATTGCCTTACGGCACCGACAAAATGACCTTCCCGAAATGCGTGCGCGCATCAATCATCTCGTGCGCCTTACCGACTTGTTTCAATGGCAGCACGCAATCCACCACCGGTTTGAAAATCCCGCCCGCGAACAATGGCAACGCCTGCGCGCGGAACTCCGGTAAGGTGACGGTGAAATAAGCCGGACTCGACGTGATGCTGATGCTCAGCAATTGCAGGTTCTTCATCCCAATCGCCAGATCGAAGCTGATGACGCGCCCGCCCGTCGTGCCGTACATAATGACCTTGCCGTCCATCGCCATCACATCCCACAGCGTTTGTGCCGTCTCGGCGCCGATGGTCATCATCCCGACATCAATGCCTTTGCCGCCCGTGTCTGCCTGCACGCGCTTGGCGACGTCTTCGGTCTTGTAGTTGTAGGCCGCATCCGCGCCCCAGGCCAACGCCTTTTGCACTTTGTCATCACGGCTGGCCGTACCCGCAACCCAGGCGTTGCGCCACTTGGCGATTTGCAGCGCCGCGCTGCCGACGCTGCTGGCGACAGCTTCGATCAGGACGCGCTGGCCCGGTTTCAATTGCGCGACGGTAATCAGCCCGTGCCAGGCCGTCAGCCAGCCCACGGGAATCGCCGCGCCCTGCTCAAACGTCAGGTTATCCGGCAGATGCAGCGCGTGCTCCGCGCCCATCAAGACTTTTTCGGCGTGCGAACCGCGCGCGCGACCAAAGACGCGGTCGCCCGCTTTGAAGCCGGTCACGCCCTCACCCACGGCTTCGACCACGCCCGCCGATTCCATGCCCATGACGAAGGGCAATTCCTGGCCGAAAAAGTTACCGGCGCGCATGCGCGTCTCGGCGAAGTTGATGCCCGAAGCTTTGACGCGCACGAGCAACTGCCCCGGCCCCGGCACGGGATCGGGCCATTCTTCCAACTTCATCGCGTCAATACCGCCAAATTCATGAACCACAATTGCTTTCATTTTTGCTCCTCAAGATAACTGCCGCTGATTAACGCGGAATGACGCCGATGAAAGGCCTATCGGCGTTGCTCTGCGTCCATCTGCGGCTAGATTCACGCTGCAATTGCCTCCACTTCCAACCCCGAAGGCAACGGCTTCAATGCTAAAAAGACCAGCCCGGATAAAAACAGCGGCACGACGGCGAAACATGAGAACGCCCAGTTCCAACCGATGTGCCGCACCGCATACGCTACCATTAACGGCCCTAGCGCGCTGCCCAGCGTGACGGCGAATGAACCGCTAAACGCCAGCCCCGTCGCCCGCAAGCGCGTCGGAAAGTGTTCGCCGATGAAGGCGAATTTGACCGCCGCCGTGCCGTAAAAAAACATCGTCATTAGTGCATACGCCACCAATACCGCGCTCCAGGTCGAAGCCAGCCAGAGCAGCGCGAGAAACGCCAGCGTTCCCAGCCAGGCCCAGAGGATGATCGTGTTGCGCCGCGTCAACACGAATTCGCCGACTAAAGCCGCGAAGATGTAACCCAGAATCCCAATGCCGTTAGCGATGCCCGAAAGATAGCCCGCTTGGATGACTTCAAAGCCGCGCGCTTCGTGCAAGTACGTCGGCAGCAAAAACGCCGAACCGCCGTAAGCGATGACGAAGAGAAACTGCCCGAACCAGAGCGTGACGGTGCGCCGCCGCATCTCTGGCGTGAACAATTCGCCTAGGCGTTCAAACGGGCGGCGCTTAGCCAACGCTGCTTGCTGTTGAGCAAAGCGCTGCGGTTCGCGCAAAAAGAAGCGCACCACCAACACCAGCGACAGGCTCAACAAACCCAGCAAAAATACGCCGCGCCAGCCGTAATGCCGTTGCAGCGGCGCGGCCAAAAACGGCGCGATGAACCAGCCGAAGGGATAGCCCGTTTGCAAGAATCCGGCGTACAGGCCGCGATACCGCGCGGGCGCTTCCTCCGCCACAATCGCGCCCGTCACCGGATAGAGCAAGCCGCCGGTGGCAATACTCAAGCCGCGCAACAGCGTAATCATTTCGACGCTACGGGCCAACGAATGCAGGGCGATGATGATGCCCGACGCGACCAGCGCGAATTGAAACATCGTCTTGCGCCCAAATTTATCGGCCATCGAGCCAAGCCAGACAATCAGCACGCTGCCGATCAGGAACGACACCGCCAGGATGCGCCCGGCGACTTCGATGCCGAAGCCGAAGTCTTTGCGCAGCAGCGGCAGCACGTAACCAAACAGCGCCAAGTCCATCTGGCTGGCCGCGTATGCAAGCAAGCAAATCAGGAAGGCGACGACGGGATAGTTTTTGGATTGCTCTGTCATTGACGATTGCTCAGCCCTGGGTACGCACCGCTTCCAGCGTGCAGGCGTGGCGTCAAACCGGCTAATGCTGAAAGGAAACCCCTTCCGGCATCATTACTGTCTGAGGCCCCGGCCGCACGCTGGAAGCGATGCGTACCCAGGGCCTCAATTCGATTTGCCATCGCTGCCAAAGTATTCGCGCGCCGCCACAATCTGTTCGCCGCGAATGTCCCATGAAATCGTCACGCGGTTTTTGTATTCGGCCCCGCGCAAGTGGCCTTCGTTGCGAAACTCGAAGATGAACGTCGTCTCGCTCGCCGCGACGCGCATGACTTCGGTGATGGTCAGACAGCCGCCAAAAGCCTCGGTCACCAAGTGGAAAAACGCTTCGCCTTGGGCCTTGCCAACACTCAGGCCCTGAAACTTGCCGTGCGGAAAATAGAGCGTGAAATCATCGGCCAGCAGTTCAAAAAACGGCGGCCACTCGCCCGTGGCCAACGCCGTTTTGAACAGCGCCAACGCGCGCGTGCCAACCATCAGCACATGCGCGACTTTCACTGGATCGAATTGGATTGGGAGGGAGGGATCAGGATTCGAAAATTGGTTCGTTGACACGGGCGTCATTGAACCAGAGCGCACGCTGTGCGGCAAGCAAATCGAAATCAAAGCCCGCAAAACTAGGGAAAAAGAATTTGCCGCAGAGGCACAGGGACACGGAGTGAACGCAACAGGGTAAGCTTGAGCTCTCTCTTTTTACTCTGCCTGGCTCTGTGACTCTGTGACTCTGTGGCAACCGTCTTGTTCCAACGCCGTGACGGTTATTTGCCGAAAACTTTCAGCAAATTGAATGCTTCGACCGTGAAGCCGACGCTTAGGCTGCGGCCCCGCGCTGCCGTGTATTGGAACGGCTCGGCGTAAAACTTATCGCTCAGATTGTCGAGCGCCAGATTCAGCGACAGCCGTCCGTTCTCGCGATACCATGAATAACCGCCGCGCGCGCTGTAGGTCGTCACCCCCGCCAATGAGCGCATGGTGAAATAGCCGAAGCGCAGGAAGTTTTCCTGCAAGTCGGGATCGAGCCGGTGAATGCGCGTGCGTTGCCGGGCGTTCAATTCGGCGAACAGGCGACCCTTCGGTTCCTGATAACGCAACGTCGTCGAAGCCATAAACGGCACGATGCGCTCAAAGGGCACGTCGGTATAAACCGAGGCGGGCACACCCGTCAGCGGGCAATTCGCGCCGCCCGTGCTGGCCGAGCGCGTCCCGAAGTTGAAAAAGTTGCTGCCGACATAGCTGTTGTACACCGCCTGGCGATCCAGCGCGCAACGCTGCGCATACGTCGGCGTCAGGTCTTGGCCGTGCTGCCAACTCATGTTGCTCGACAGATTGAGCGAACCGGCGCTGCCCAGACTGATCGGCACTTCAAATTCGGTTTCCAACCCTTGCGAACGCGCGCGGCCCGTGTTGCGGCGCTGCACCCAGAAGGCAAAGCCGAAGTTCGTCCCCAACTCTTGGTTGATGCGCGCGGTCACGCTGCCGGGGCCACCCGCCTGCAAGATCGGCGCGCTCTGCTCGATGAAGTTGGTGTAGGTGTTGTTGTAATAGGTCAGCCCGGCGCGGAAGTATTTCTTCGTGACCTTGAGGCCCGTGTCCACATTGACGCCGCGTTCCGGTTTGATATTGGCGTTGGGATAAAACACGAACGCGAACGTGCCTTGATTGAAGACGCGGAAGAAGAAGGTTTCGATCAAGGCCGGAATGCGCACGCTGTTGCCGACGCGGCCAAACAGCGTCACGCCGTTCATGGGCCGCCCGATCAGCGCCAGACTGCCGGTGTGCGCGTTGTTGGTAAAAGACACATCGCCTGTGCCGTTGACGACCGGCGCGATGGGCGTCGCGCCGCTCAGGTCAATGCCGTCGGGCGCGGGGCCGGCGATGGCCGCCTTGCCCCCGGCGAGCGGGAAGCCGGGCGCTTGAAAAACCTTGCTGGTGAAATGGCTGAAACGGTAGCTCAGCGAAACTTTCAGCCAGCGCGTGATGTCCTGTTCATCCGCAAAAAACAGCGCGCTTTCCTGGTTGTAGCTGTCCGCCGTGCCTTTGCCTGCAATGACCGGGATGGCGGTGTTCAACGTATAACCGGCGAAGGGCGAAAAGACCGGCACCGTGCGGCCCGGCGTGCCCGGCGTCGTGTTGTAAACGCTGCTATTCAATTCGTCGCCCGATTTGTCGCGCCAGAATTGATAACCGGCGATCAGGTTGTTTTTCGGGATCAACTGGAAGGTCGCCTGCACGTCCGCACCGTTGGTGACGACGACTTGTTTGTTAAAGGTCAAGGCCGACGGGCGGGTGACCGTTTGAAAGATCGCCTGATTCGCCGCCGTACAATTGGCGGCGGATTCAAACAGCCCGCGAATGCAGGGCGGGCGCACGGCGGGCGTCACGAGCGTGATGTTGTCAATCGGGCGCACCAGCTTCTGATAGTAATAACCACCGGCCAGCCGTTTGAGCGCGCCGCCGAATTCGACGCCGTTATAGCGCGCGCCATACTTGTCGTTCTTCTCAAACGAAGTCCATTGCAGATCGTGCCAATAGGCCGGGGCTTGCACCGGGAAGCCGTAATAACCCAGCCGGTTGTTTTGTGCTTTTAAGCGGATCGAATGCTTGTCCGCCGGGTGCAACCACATATTCCAAAACCCGTTCGCCCCGTGGCTGAGCGAGTTTTGCACCGTCGTGCGCGTGCTGTTTTGCGGCACGCCGAGGCCGAAGTTTTTCACGAAGCTATCGCTGATTTCGAAATCCTGGCGGCTGGTGTTGCTGTTCGACAGATACTTCAATTCATCCTGCTGCTTTTTGATCGCGGCCAGGCCGATGTCGCTGCCGTTGCCCGGATCGCCGAAATGATAGTTGTCGAAACGATAGAGCGTGCCCGACCAATTGATGGCGAATTTGGGATTGGACAGATTGACAGTGACATTGCCTTTGCGCCCGGTTTCGTTGGTGCTGTAGAGGCCCTGGAATTTGCCGCCCAGCAGCCAGCCCTTGTCAGGTCGCGCGGGTTCTTTGGTCGTGAAGTTGACCGTGCCGGTCAGCGAATCGGTGCCGTAAAGCGACGAACCCGCGCCCGCGACGACTTCGACGTTCTCGATGTTAAAGGTGTCAATATAACTGCCGAGCGACGCGCCGAAGGTTTGAATCTCGGTGCGCGAATTGTTGACGCGTTCGCCATCCACGACCAGCAAGACGCGGCTCGCCTGCAAGCCGCGCAGGTTGGGCGAACTGAGCGGTGAGTTGCTATTGAAGACAAACAGGCTCGGCACGTCTTTCAAAATTTCGCCGGGGCTGACCGGCAATTTCTCTTCAATGGTCTGCGCCGTTTCAGTCGAGACGTTGAGCGGCGTATCCTGATCGGCGCTCAAACCGCGCGACGCGGTGACGTTCATCACTTCTTTGATATTGCCGGGCGTCAACTCGAAATTTTCGGTGACGGGCGCGTTCTCGACCTTGATCGTCTTGCCCAGATCGTTATAGCCAGGCGCCTTGACGACCAGCCGGTATTGCCCGGCGGCGACATCGCTGAAGCTGTATTTACCGTTGGCATCGGGGCGCGCCGTGCGCACATTGCTCGCAGCCAGATTGATCA
This portion of the Acidobacteriota bacterium genome encodes:
- a CDS encoding galactose mutarotase translates to MNRCLIPTCCTALLLGALACDPPKKDERATPAATSKNAALPKPTMTKAPFGKLADGTAVDIYTLANSKGFEARITNYGGIVVSIKAPDKAGKLDDVVLGFDNLDGYLKTHPFFGALAGRYANRIAKGQFKLGGKTYKLFVNNGPNSLHGGKVGFDKKLWTAKDVSTDKAAGLELSYLSKDGEEGYPGNLNVTVTYWVTNDNELRIDYAATTDKETVLNITNHSYFNLAGAGNGDILKHEVIINADRITPVDETLIPTGDIKPVAGTPLDFTKPMVIGARIDDAKDQQMVFGKGYDHNFVLNNSTGAVALAARVTEPTTGRVLEVLTDQPGVQLYTGNFLDGTLTGKGGKVYPRRAGFCLETQHYPDSPNHPNFPTTALKPGEQFKSTTVFKFSVQ
- a CDS encoding nitrilase — protein: MTTTTAYRAICMQVKCQAVSMIKDKAEARLVMKKSIERLHAQTLTASGFFGDDLKLAVFPEYFLSGFPWGESISAWADKAALEMNGPEYEGLGKIAQAGKLYLAGNNYEVDPKFPGLYFQTSFLIEPSGNVVLRYRRLNSMFAPTPHDVWDKYLDVYGLDGVFPVAKTPFGNFAAIASEEILYPEIARCHAMRGAEIFLHSSSQANETAKGIKEVCTIARAIENSAYVISTNSGGYLGTPVPDASTDGGSKIVDYQGLVLTKTGWGESWAATAELDLVALRRFRQRPGMENMLARQRFEAYAASYAEHHHYPANNMLDVQPERSHFINTQKETIEKLVKAGVIRE
- a CDS encoding GNAT family N-acetyltransferase, with product MLYQALHVPPGQPPFPRAILQQPEISQYLVEWGRPADFALLAETAGRAVGAAWLRLLPQGYGYVDAATPELTLAVVPEQRGRGLGAALLRALLAHAQMRYRAVSLSVSADNPATRLYQRVGFETLRRTGASLVMCKFLG
- a CDS encoding VOC family protein, with the translated sequence MPPSMSTAAATSGPVISAIKSAVIRVQTIEQARPFYEKLLGLQALSETDMLTDKTRRLWGLNARQVRCLRLGKPGDNFGMLDLVELTGQTSEPLRNPNRPWDYGWFTLNLKTNHLDRAIEAVRDLGALTISAPHSYEAGGKQIREVMINLVSGERLTLLQVGPVDETAPLFGEPLATMGAVVPSLAESLAFYRDALGLGVAVTLDQTGEPFATMLGMPASTRVQMALLTSGGNWTGKFELLQLTPPPGTPPALDRNRDADGMRLGFWMMSVMTPDVDQLQAACRHAGVSVIRGPATIDRPCYGRVKALVIRAPGGELLECMAPATGPVSSR
- a CDS encoding MFS transporter; translation: MSSSTPLSRRRDFMQAVRGYPRTAFLICLCGVSLENMDQALYQYVFPQLLTHFGWTPQQAGLYSAIVFTIAGASIAALGVLTDRVGRKRVFMLSMIVGSFFVATMFWARTTWQVLTLRTLGFATGGIQSPVTGTIVVEEAPPKYRGLLSGILQIGYPLGWALASLACLAVIKLVGQDAWLAGAWRYAFFISLLSIPYFLLIAKYLRETKAFEAAQSAIRHPPSAIQAPRFKELFGPQLRFKTAMLFLGEFFHVFAYGTTLWLNLYFQKARLWQPKDAIAIVGLSYAVGSLGYIVSAYVGEFLLKRRNVIIIWAQLGALSFAVMIWLAHSWWAVLISYCLMTFFFYGTTAVKFTFIAENFPTRLRATGVTFAGSLAVNLGVAYGPLALGFAVERLGWNWAYSICGIASIFVSGLFFLALPAEIHELD
- a CDS encoding zinc-binding dehydrogenase — its product is MKAIVVHEFGGIDAMKLEEWPDPVPGPGQLLVRVKASGINFAETRMRAGNFFGQELPFVMGMESAGVVEAVGEGVTGFKAGDRVFGRARGSHAEKVLMGAEHALHLPDNLTFEQGAAIPVGWLTAWHGLITVAQLKPGQRVLIEAVASSVGSAALQIAKWRNAWVAGTASRDDKVQKALAWGADAAYNYKTEDVAKRVQADTGGKGIDVGMMTIGAETAQTLWDVMAMDGKVIMYGTTGGRVISFDLAIGMKNLQLLSISITSSPAYFTVTLPEFRAQALPLFAGGIFKPVVDCVLPLKQVGKAHEMIDARTHFGKVILSVP
- a CDS encoding MFS transporter, whose translation is MTEQSKNYPVVAFLICLLAYAASQMDLALFGYVLPLLRKDFGFGIEVAGRILAVSFLIGSVLIVWLGSMADKFGRKTMFQFALVASGIIIALHSLARSVEMITLLRGLSIATGGLLYPVTGAIVAEEAPARYRGLYAGFLQTGYPFGWFIAPFLAAPLQRHYGWRGVFLLGLLSLSLVLVVRFFLREPQRFAQQQAALAKRRPFERLGELFTPEMRRRTVTLWFGQFLFVIAYGGSAFLLPTYLHEARGFEVIQAGYLSGIANGIGILGYIFAALVGEFVLTRRNTIILWAWLGTLAFLALLWLASTWSAVLVAYALMTMFFYGTAAVKFAFIGEHFPTRLRATGLAFSGSFAVTLGSALGPLMVAYAVRHIGWNWAFSCFAVVPLFLSGLVFLALKPLPSGLEVEAIAA
- a CDS encoding nuclear transport factor 2 family protein produces the protein MVGTRALALFKTALATGEWPPFFELLADDFTLYFPHGKFQGLSVGKAQGEAFFHLVTEAFGGCLTITEVMRVAASETTFIFEFRNEGHLRGAEYKNRVTISWDIRGEQIVAAREYFGSDGKSN
- a CDS encoding TonB-dependent receptor; its protein translation is MQRTLWHVLRASLLLALSCVAAQAVLAQQGSVTGAVNDTAGAAVITATVELINLAASNVRTARPDANGKYSFSDVAAGQYRLVVKAPGYNDLGKTIKVENAPVTENFELTPGNIKEVMNVTASRGLSADQDTPLNVSTETAQTIEEKLPVSPGEILKDVPSLFVFNSNSPLSSPNLRGLQASRVLLVVDGERVNNSRTEIQTFGASLGSYIDTFNIENVEVVAGAGSSLYGTDSLTGTVNFTTKEPARPDKGWLLGGKFQGLYSTNETGRKGNVTVNLSNPKFAINWSGTLYRFDNYHFGDPGNGSDIGLAAIKKQQDELKYLSNSNTSRQDFEISDSFVKNFGLGVPQNSTRTTVQNSLSHGANGFWNMWLHPADKHSIRLKAQNNRLGYYGFPVQAPAYWHDLQWTSFEKNDKYGARYNGVEFGGALKRLAGGYYYQKLVRPIDNITLVTPAVRPPCIRGLFESAANCTAANQAIFQTVTRPSALTFNKQVVVTNGADVQATFQLIPKNNLIAGYQFWRDKSGDELNSSVYNTTPGTPGRTVPVFSPFAGYTLNTAIPVIAGKGTADSYNQESALFFADEQDITRWLKVSLSYRFSHFTSKVFQAPGFPLAGGKAAIAGPAPDGIDLSGATPIAPVVNGTGDVSFTNNAHTGSLALIGRPMNGVTLFGRVGNSVRIPALIETFFFRVFNQGTFAFVFYPNANIKPERGVNVDTGLKVTKKYFRAGLTYYNNTYTNFIEQSAPILQAGGPGSVTARINQELGTNFGFAFWVQRRNTGRARSQGLETEFEVPISLGSAGSLNLSSNMSWQHGQDLTPTYAQRCALDRQAVYNSYVGSNFFNFGTRSASTGGANCPLTGVPASVYTDVPFERIVPFMASTTLRYQEPKGRLFAELNARQRTRIHRLDPDLQENFLRFGYFTMRSLAGVTTYSARGGYSWYRENGRLSLNLALDNLSDKFYAEPFQYTAARGRSLSVGFTVEAFNLLKVFGK